The Chitinophaga sp. H8 genome contains a region encoding:
- a CDS encoding cation-translocating P-type ATPase, with protein sequence MTNKKMLLSRKKKVDKYWALSGETIINLYSTDATKGLTKEEAATRLMQYGSNSIATVKSGQPLLILLRQFTNPFILLLAIATIFSFFFKEWLDAFAILIVMILNIMIGFWMEYQAHRSMEALKKMSVVSVRVIRDGKMMEIKSELLVPGDLLFAESGDMVTADARIINFNQLQVDESTLSGESFPVDKHQHELPENTPLAERNNMLYKGTFVTKGNCLTVVVNTGMETELGKLAGIVQQAEQVATPLEKKVRYLSKKLIGITLGLIVIIFTGSIFYGTPITTVLKTAIALFVAAIPEGLPVVTTLVLSFGMLRMVKHNVIVKKLSAVETLGETEVICTDKTGTLTQNKIEVSLIQVENLSAHVMVNAAGTSMHWTENNSISGTTAYAHLCRISALCNTASYQPDGNKTHASGDPLEIALLKMIYASGIKPEDYQQQFIKTDEIPFSSETRIMATCHKSQDGDEFYYVAAKGAVEDILKHCTSVLDESGERHMDDEEREAWKGIATQHAQSGFRMLAFAYRETSKQEGSFLYNLTLAGIIGFTDPPRAGVMEAIKACKKAGIRVIMITGDHPETAKHIAVQLGIATPGEDVIIGSDMKPSDQLTVLDRKQWLKASVFARVSPEQKQHLVTVLQDAKKIVAMTGDGVNDAPALKKADIGIAMGLRGTQVAREAADMILKDDAFTAIVSAIRQGRIIFENIRKFVIFLLSGNLSELLVIAICALFNLPFQLFPLQILFINFMTDTMPALALGVSNSGDQIMQRKPYSPNTPIIDKKRWAAIFIYSFVITATTLGAVVTSHLMLHRNDEWNNLVYNNILFYTLIFSQLCQVLNMTFKREIAFHKTDVFRNKVVWYSITCCIIISLVAYWVSPVKSALGITVISWAEWGIISLYSILTAVIVRVLKKMRLTI encoded by the coding sequence ATGACAAACAAAAAGATGTTGCTGTCCCGCAAGAAAAAAGTTGACAAATACTGGGCTTTATCTGGTGAAACTATCATAAATCTCTATTCAACAGATGCTACCAAAGGGTTAACAAAGGAAGAAGCTGCAACAAGACTGATGCAATATGGCAGCAATAGCATAGCAACAGTTAAAAGCGGGCAGCCTTTACTCATATTACTCCGGCAGTTTACCAATCCTTTTATATTACTGTTGGCGATTGCTACCATTTTTTCTTTCTTTTTTAAAGAATGGCTGGATGCTTTTGCTATCCTGATCGTGATGATCCTGAATATCATGATTGGCTTCTGGATGGAATATCAGGCACATCGTTCCATGGAAGCACTGAAAAAAATGAGCGTTGTTTCGGTGAGAGTTATCCGGGATGGAAAAATGATGGAGATAAAATCTGAATTATTGGTACCCGGAGATCTCCTTTTTGCAGAAAGCGGTGACATGGTGACTGCCGATGCGAGGATTATCAACTTTAACCAACTTCAGGTGGATGAATCCACCCTCTCCGGCGAATCCTTCCCGGTAGATAAACACCAGCACGAGCTACCGGAAAACACGCCATTAGCTGAAAGAAACAATATGTTGTATAAAGGCACTTTTGTTACAAAAGGCAATTGTTTAACTGTAGTTGTAAATACCGGCATGGAAACAGAACTTGGCAAACTTGCCGGTATTGTTCAGCAGGCAGAGCAAGTGGCTACACCGTTGGAAAAAAAAGTCCGCTACTTAAGTAAAAAACTGATTGGGATAACCCTGGGATTGATTGTCATTATATTTACAGGAAGCATCTTTTATGGCACTCCCATCACAACTGTATTAAAAACAGCAATCGCCTTGTTCGTTGCGGCCATCCCAGAAGGGCTACCCGTTGTCACTACACTTGTTTTGTCTTTTGGTATGCTGAGGATGGTCAAACATAATGTCATCGTAAAAAAATTGTCTGCCGTAGAAACACTTGGAGAAACGGAAGTTATTTGCACCGATAAAACAGGTACACTTACACAAAATAAGATTGAAGTATCTCTTATTCAAGTAGAAAACCTTTCAGCTCATGTTATGGTCAATGCCGCTGGAACCTCCATGCATTGGACGGAAAACAACAGCATCTCAGGTACAACAGCTTACGCTCATTTGTGCCGTATATCAGCATTATGCAATACGGCCAGTTATCAACCAGACGGCAATAAGACACATGCTTCCGGAGATCCGCTGGAAATAGCTTTGCTTAAAATGATATATGCGTCGGGAATAAAACCGGAGGATTATCAGCAGCAATTTATCAAAACTGATGAAATACCTTTCTCATCCGAAACAAGGATTATGGCTACCTGTCACAAAAGCCAAGACGGGGATGAGTTTTATTATGTAGCGGCAAAAGGAGCAGTGGAAGATATACTGAAACATTGCACTTCTGTGCTGGATGAAAGCGGGGAAAGGCACATGGATGATGAAGAAAGAGAAGCATGGAAGGGTATTGCCACCCAACATGCGCAATCAGGGTTCCGTATGCTGGCCTTTGCCTACCGGGAAACATCAAAGCAGGAAGGGTCATTCCTGTATAACTTAACCCTTGCCGGTATCATCGGCTTCACTGATCCACCAAGAGCCGGCGTGATGGAAGCGATTAAAGCATGTAAGAAAGCGGGTATAAGAGTAATCATGATTACAGGGGATCATCCGGAAACCGCAAAGCATATCGCAGTGCAATTAGGGATAGCCACTCCGGGGGAAGATGTAATAATTGGCAGTGACATGAAACCTAGTGATCAGTTAACAGTGCTGGACAGGAAACAATGGTTAAAGGCCAGCGTATTTGCCAGGGTAAGCCCTGAGCAAAAACAGCACCTGGTCACTGTTTTGCAGGATGCAAAAAAGATAGTAGCCATGACCGGGGATGGTGTAAATGATGCCCCGGCATTGAAAAAAGCGGATATTGGTATCGCCATGGGCCTAAGAGGAACACAGGTGGCACGCGAAGCGGCTGACATGATCCTGAAAGATGATGCTTTTACTGCCATTGTATCTGCTATCAGGCAAGGAAGGATCATTTTCGAAAATATACGGAAATTCGTCATCTTCCTGTTATCCGGTAATTTAAGCGAACTATTGGTAATTGCCATATGTGCACTATTCAATCTGCCATTCCAGCTTTTCCCGCTACAAATCCTGTTCATCAACTTCATGACAGACACAATGCCGGCACTTGCACTGGGAGTCAGCAATAGTGGTGATCAGATTATGCAACGAAAACCTTATTCTCCCAACACCCCGATTATTGATAAAAAAAGATGGGCGGCTATTTTTATCTATTCTTTTGTAATTACAGCCACTACTCTTGGAGCAGTGGTCACCAGCCATCTGATGCTTCATCGCAATGATGAATGGAATAACCTGGTATACAATAATATTCTCTTTTACACATTGATCTTTTCCCAGTTATGCCAGGTACTTAATATGACATTTAAGAGAGAAATAGCCTTTCATAAAACAGATGTATTTCGAAACAAGGTGGTATGGTATTCCATTACCTGCTGCATTATAATTTCACTGGTCGCTTACTGGGTTTCACCAGTAAAAAGTGCTTTAGGAATTACAGTGATCAGTTGGGCCGAGTGGGGTATTATATCATTATATTCTATATTAACTGCCGTTATTGTAAGGGTCCTTAAAAAAATGAGATTAACTATATAA
- a CDS encoding zinc-dependent alcohol dehydrogenase family protein, translating to MSVKSISGNMQAMVLEKPGMPLQLKTLPVPIPAAGQVLIKVTACGVCRTDLHILDGELPLVLLPIIPGHEIVGEVVALGEGVTLLKQGDNVGVPWLGYTCNHCKYCMQGQENLCENALFTGYTMNGGYAEYTVAWEAYCVKMPVGYGNAASAPMLCAGLIGFRSWRMVHEHAQHIGIYGFGAAAHILTQIARFQHKSVYAFTKPGDSVGQQFALEMGATWAGSSLEAPPVKLDAAIIFAPDGNLVPIALSYLDKGGIVVCGGIHMSDIPGFHYNMLWNERAIKSVANLTRDDATLFFSIAPLVPVSTSVQYFPLHQANEALDKLRAGKIKGAAVLIMPSA from the coding sequence ATGAGTGTTAAAAGTATATCTGGCAATATGCAGGCAATGGTGCTGGAAAAACCCGGCATGCCACTACAGCTCAAAACACTTCCTGTACCTATTCCGGCTGCCGGACAGGTACTGATAAAAGTAACCGCCTGCGGAGTATGCAGAACAGATTTGCATATACTTGACGGAGAACTCCCTTTGGTATTGCTGCCCATCATTCCCGGTCATGAAATAGTAGGAGAGGTGGTAGCACTGGGAGAAGGTGTTACGCTGCTGAAGCAGGGAGATAATGTGGGAGTACCGTGGTTGGGATATACGTGTAATCACTGTAAATATTGCATGCAAGGACAGGAGAATCTTTGCGAAAATGCGCTTTTTACGGGTTATACTATGAATGGTGGCTATGCGGAATATACGGTAGCCTGGGAGGCATACTGCGTTAAAATGCCTGTTGGTTATGGCAATGCAGCCAGTGCACCTATGTTATGTGCCGGATTAATTGGATTCCGTTCCTGGCGAATGGTCCATGAACATGCACAGCACATTGGTATTTATGGCTTTGGCGCTGCTGCTCACATACTTACGCAGATTGCCAGGTTTCAGCATAAATCGGTATATGCTTTCACAAAACCGGGTGATAGTGTTGGCCAGCAGTTTGCCCTGGAAATGGGGGCAACATGGGCAGGTAGTTCCCTGGAGGCGCCACCCGTAAAGTTGGATGCTGCCATTATTTTTGCGCCTGATGGCAACCTGGTACCTATTGCGCTATCTTACCTGGATAAGGGAGGGATCGTAGTCTGTGGTGGGATCCATATGAGCGATATTCCAGGTTTTCACTACAATATGCTGTGGAACGAAAGGGCTATTAAATCTGTAGCCAATCTGACGCGGGATGACGCAACACTTTTTTTTAGTATCGCTCCACTGGTTCCTGTTAGTACATCCGTGCAATATTTCCCGCTGCACCAGGCAAATGAAGCGCTGGATAAACTCCGGGCCGGAAAAATAAAGGGAGCGGCTGTACTGATAATGCCATCAGCATAG
- a CDS encoding zinc ribbon domain-containing protein, whose amino-acid sequence MENNKICQSCSMPLDQAALLGTEKDGSPSQEYCKYCYQQGEFTHPGLSLEEMKQRMVSMMENEKLPQDILEAAVNRLPHLKRWAAKNVDASPHP is encoded by the coding sequence ATGGAAAATAATAAGATTTGCCAGAGTTGTAGTATGCCACTGGACCAGGCAGCACTTTTGGGAACAGAAAAAGATGGTTCCCCAAGCCAGGAGTACTGCAAATATTGCTATCAGCAGGGTGAATTTACCCATCCCGGTTTGTCTCTGGAGGAGATGAAGCAACGCATGGTCAGTATGATGGAGAATGAAAAATTACCGCAAGATATATTGGAAGCGGCGGTCAACCGTTTGCCGCATTTGAAAAGATGGGCAGCTAAAAATGTGGATGCCAGCCCGCACCCATGA
- a CDS encoding glycosyltransferase family 4 protein gives MKVLMFGWEFPPHISGGLGTACLGIATGLAANDVKVLFVVPKKHGNEDAEKIKVVGASDVEIPASSIHTEKLRETFSYFEVNSPVLPYHSPETFAASAKTTTVTSSQTTSRPVMRYPFTGGYGKDLMKEIWQYALTAVTIATQHDFDVIHVHDWLTFPAGIMARAVSGKPLIVHVHATEFDRSGNNINTQVYETERLGMLKADKVIAVSELTRRIIIDRYFIPADKVVTVHNAVLPVAGIQKSLPSKNFKEKVITFAGRITYQKGPAYFIEAAAKILKVDKSFRFVMAGSGDMLKAMISYAAQLRISRYFHFPGFLKEAELNKLLTISDVFVMPSVSEPFGIIPLEAIRAGVPVIISRQSGVQEVLQYALKIDSPDTFDMANCIYALARYKGIHSLLKRESTQELNALSWEKQASHIKKIYDHLISMFY, from the coding sequence ATGAAGGTCCTGATGTTTGGCTGGGAGTTTCCTCCACATATTTCCGGAGGATTAGGTACGGCATGTCTTGGCATAGCTACCGGATTGGCAGCTAATGATGTGAAGGTGCTATTTGTGGTGCCCAAAAAGCATGGAAATGAAGATGCGGAGAAAATCAAAGTAGTGGGCGCCAGTGATGTAGAGATACCTGCGTCATCCATCCATACAGAAAAATTACGAGAAACGTTCTCCTATTTTGAAGTAAATAGCCCGGTCCTCCCTTATCACAGTCCCGAAACATTTGCAGCTTCAGCTAAAACCACTACTGTTACCAGCAGCCAAACCACCAGCAGGCCCGTGATGCGGTATCCATTCACCGGCGGTTATGGAAAGGACCTGATGAAAGAAATATGGCAATACGCATTAACTGCTGTTACTATAGCTACACAGCATGATTTTGACGTTATCCATGTACACGACTGGCTCACCTTCCCTGCAGGTATAATGGCCAGGGCTGTAAGTGGTAAACCATTGATTGTTCATGTTCATGCCACAGAATTTGACCGCTCAGGAAACAATATCAATACACAGGTGTATGAAACGGAGCGGTTGGGCATGCTGAAAGCTGACAAAGTCATTGCGGTAAGTGAGCTTACAAGACGGATTATCATTGACCGCTATTTTATTCCTGCTGACAAAGTAGTAACAGTTCATAACGCCGTATTGCCGGTTGCTGGAATACAAAAGAGCTTACCTTCAAAAAACTTTAAAGAAAAGGTGATCACCTTCGCCGGCAGAATAACCTACCAGAAAGGGCCTGCCTATTTTATTGAGGCTGCAGCTAAAATATTAAAAGTTGATAAGTCGTTCCGTTTTGTCATGGCCGGCAGTGGAGATATGCTAAAAGCGATGATTTCATACGCAGCCCAACTACGTATTTCACGATATTTTCATTTCCCAGGTTTTCTAAAAGAGGCAGAATTGAATAAGCTTTTGACTATCAGCGATGTATTTGTAATGCCTTCAGTTTCCGAACCTTTCGGAATTATCCCGCTGGAAGCCATCAGGGCTGGCGTTCCAGTTATAATCTCCAGGCAGTCAGGTGTACAGGAAGTGCTCCAGTATGCATTAAAAATAGACAGTCCTGATACTTTTGATATGGCGAATTGTATATACGCACTGGCCAGATACAAGGGTATACACAGCTTACTCAAACGTGAAAGTACCCAGGAGCTAAATGCGCTTAGCTGGGAAAAACAAGCATCCCATATTAAAAAAATATATGATCATCTTATCTCTATGTTTTATTAA
- the glgP gene encoding alpha-glucan family phosphorylase — MADIRLKPDYIFEVSWEVCNKVGGIHTVLTTKARLLQEQFGNRLIMIGPELPAGVTGNPEFTEDKNLFPTWKKHMQKIGMRVRTGRWNIPGNPLVILVDFTPFFQQKNEIFTHFWTKFRLDSLSGQWDYIEPAMFGYAAGKVIEGFYHCHLNATDHIIAQFHEWMTGTGVLYLEENIPQIATVFTTHATVCGRAISGSGLPFYSSFEKFHAEQVARDFNIISKYSLEKTTAYTADCFTCVSSFTAKECEKFLGKYPDFITPNGFDADIIPSSPLYDIKRTKARSVLLNVATALFGQQQPEDSLLVIQSGRYEYRNKGTGTFIDAISLLNKSKEIKRNILAFIFVPANHTGPRKILQDNLLSQTPLTCRTGEVLTHNLQGADADSILNHIRQQQLDNSPANHVKIIYAPVYLNGADGIFNLNYYDTLIGFDLAIFPSYYEPWGYTPLESVAFHIPAVSTNVSGFSSAVNRISGSNDKGMFIVERNDNNERAAASRIAEIISTYAGQTVADTEAARKSAAHLAEQFLWDHLLIYYYQAYDLALQKSVQREQLFYNKPQVSPAEASIEDTSASKPVWREITLQPVFPAPLQPLQNISHNLWWSWHPEACALYDYADNNGWKHSKQNPCLLLKTIRPDNLVRLEKDATFLQMQQKVSAAYQQYMQPADKKAPLVAYCCMEYGLQKDLKLYAGGLGILAGDYIKAASDQQLNLVATGLLYKHGYFKQKISPTGEQLVIPEVITLENLPVYPVKNGHGEPLSIELSFPGRIVHAAVWKLAVGRINLYLLDTDVTANNEEDRQISGQLYNSDPEMRLKQEILLGIGGVKMLEALGIQPNLYHINEGHAAFTILERIRNIMQQSHLSFDEAMEIVKCTTQFTTHTAVTAAKDVFDEVLLRTYLSYLAKDFNISWDTLMKLGATGEEHSQGGFSMMHFAATLSQGINAVSKQHRGISCNLLNPLWKNSKPDELHITNITNGIHLPTWMAPAWHPYISDIRSGKASLIPHNIIWDIRKKLKRDMWQGIINRQQTNTPVLDEIIKKNNFIREDMAQDTLVIGFARRFASYKRAGLLFNDIKRLATIINDTRYPVLIILAGKSHPNDTEGIALLKKVITEIAMPVLNGRILFLEDYDMELAALLTQGVDVWLNTPEHTMEASGTSGMKAVCNGVLHCSTKEGWWAEANYEHAGWALDISSSPEQDGYHDQCDAAVMYDLLEKEIVPLFFERNDKGLPEKWINMIKTGLSNITPQFDMNRAITEYSHCYEQLYNRSELLLAAGYKNTRDLVAWKKRIRNTWQEIHVMTIETPQGGNFIQSSGAPFKARISLSIGTLRADEVGLEVVFYNKEQPYNYIAVQELTIEGVNNNRITYSCQVLLPFSGTLFYGFRVFPKHPMLPNRQDFPLMTWI; from the coding sequence ATGGCCGATATACGCTTGAAGCCGGATTACATCTTTGAGGTAAGCTGGGAAGTATGCAATAAAGTGGGTGGTATACATACCGTATTAACAACCAAGGCGCGCTTATTACAAGAGCAATTCGGCAACCGGTTGATCATGATCGGGCCTGAATTGCCCGCCGGTGTTACCGGCAACCCCGAATTTACAGAAGATAAAAACCTGTTCCCCACCTGGAAAAAACATATGCAGAAAATCGGGATGAGGGTGCGAACAGGTAGGTGGAACATTCCAGGGAATCCATTGGTGATCCTTGTAGATTTTACCCCTTTCTTTCAGCAAAAAAATGAAATCTTTACGCACTTCTGGACAAAATTCCGTTTAGATTCCCTGTCTGGTCAATGGGATTATATTGAACCCGCCATGTTTGGATATGCAGCAGGAAAAGTAATTGAGGGTTTTTACCATTGCCACCTCAATGCCACCGATCATATCATAGCCCAGTTTCACGAGTGGATGACAGGTACAGGCGTTTTATACCTGGAAGAAAACATTCCCCAGATAGCCACTGTATTTACTACACATGCCACCGTATGTGGCCGGGCAATATCCGGTAGTGGTTTACCTTTCTATAGCAGCTTTGAAAAATTTCATGCAGAACAGGTTGCCAGGGATTTCAATATCATATCCAAATATTCCCTGGAAAAAACCACCGCTTATACCGCTGATTGCTTTACATGTGTAAGCAGCTTCACTGCAAAAGAATGTGAAAAATTTCTTGGTAAATACCCTGATTTTATTACTCCCAACGGATTTGATGCGGATATTATACCCAGTTCTCCGTTGTATGATATCAAACGAACCAAAGCAAGAAGTGTATTATTAAATGTTGCCACTGCTCTTTTCGGCCAGCAGCAACCGGAAGATAGCCTGCTCGTCATCCAAAGCGGCAGATATGAATACAGGAATAAAGGTACAGGTACCTTTATTGATGCTATTTCATTATTGAATAAGTCAAAAGAAATAAAGCGAAACATCCTGGCATTTATTTTTGTCCCTGCTAATCATACTGGCCCGCGTAAAATATTGCAGGATAACTTACTATCACAAACGCCACTTACATGCCGGACCGGGGAAGTACTAACCCATAATTTACAAGGGGCAGATGCAGATTCTATATTGAATCATATCCGGCAGCAACAACTGGATAATTCTCCTGCTAATCATGTAAAGATCATTTATGCCCCTGTATACCTTAACGGAGCAGATGGCATATTTAACCTCAATTACTACGATACCCTCATAGGGTTTGACCTCGCGATATTCCCCTCTTATTATGAACCCTGGGGTTATACTCCGCTGGAAAGCGTAGCATTTCACATCCCTGCTGTTTCTACAAACGTTTCAGGCTTCAGCAGTGCAGTGAACAGGATTTCCGGGTCTAATGATAAAGGAATGTTTATAGTGGAGAGAAATGATAACAATGAACGCGCAGCAGCCTCCCGCATCGCTGAAATTATCAGTACCTATGCCGGACAAACAGTAGCGGATACCGAAGCTGCCCGGAAAAGCGCTGCCCATTTAGCGGAACAATTCCTATGGGACCATCTCCTTATTTATTATTACCAGGCTTATGATCTGGCGCTGCAGAAAAGTGTCCAACGGGAACAACTCTTCTACAATAAACCACAGGTATCTCCAGCCGAAGCAAGTATTGAGGATACATCAGCTTCCAAACCTGTTTGGAGAGAAATAACCCTGCAACCTGTTTTCCCTGCTCCCCTTCAGCCACTGCAAAATATCAGCCATAACCTCTGGTGGTCGTGGCATCCGGAAGCCTGCGCACTATACGACTATGCAGATAATAACGGCTGGAAACACAGTAAACAAAATCCGTGTCTATTACTTAAGACGATCCGGCCAGACAACCTTGTCAGGCTTGAAAAGGACGCCACCTTCCTGCAAATGCAGCAAAAAGTATCAGCTGCCTATCAACAATATATGCAACCTGCTGATAAGAAGGCGCCTTTAGTAGCTTATTGCTGTATGGAATATGGTTTGCAGAAAGACCTGAAGCTTTACGCAGGGGGGCTTGGGATACTTGCAGGCGATTATATCAAGGCTGCAAGTGATCAGCAGCTAAACCTGGTAGCAACCGGTCTTTTATATAAGCACGGATATTTTAAACAAAAAATATCTCCTACCGGCGAACAACTCGTTATACCGGAAGTAATCACACTGGAAAATCTTCCGGTTTACCCAGTGAAAAATGGCCACGGTGAACCCCTAAGTATTGAGCTGTCCTTTCCTGGCCGTATTGTGCATGCTGCAGTATGGAAGTTAGCTGTTGGACGTATTAACCTGTATCTGCTGGATACAGATGTAACAGCGAACAATGAAGAAGACCGGCAAATATCAGGGCAGCTATATAACAGTGATCCTGAAATGAGACTAAAACAGGAGATCCTGCTGGGTATAGGTGGTGTAAAAATGCTGGAAGCATTAGGCATACAACCGAACCTGTATCACATCAATGAAGGCCATGCTGCATTTACTATCCTGGAACGAATACGTAATATCATGCAACAATCGCATCTGAGCTTTGATGAAGCAATGGAAATTGTTAAATGTACCACCCAGTTTACTACACATACTGCTGTGACTGCAGCAAAAGATGTTTTCGACGAAGTACTACTCAGAACCTACCTGTCTTACCTGGCAAAAGATTTTAATATCAGCTGGGATACCTTAATGAAACTGGGCGCTACAGGAGAAGAGCATAGCCAGGGAGGGTTCTCCATGATGCATTTTGCTGCCACGCTTTCACAGGGGATAAATGCGGTAAGTAAACAACACCGGGGGATCTCCTGTAACTTACTAAATCCTTTGTGGAAAAATTCCAAACCCGATGAGCTTCATATTACCAATATCACCAATGGCATTCATCTACCAACCTGGATGGCTCCTGCATGGCACCCATACATCAGCGATATCAGGTCAGGAAAAGCGTCTCTCATCCCGCATAACATAATATGGGACATACGAAAAAAACTGAAAAGGGATATGTGGCAGGGTATTATCAACAGGCAACAAACCAATACTCCGGTACTTGATGAAATAATTAAAAAAAACAATTTCATCCGGGAGGATATGGCACAGGATACATTAGTGATCGGTTTTGCAAGACGGTTTGCTTCCTACAAAAGAGCCGGGCTGTTGTTTAATGATATAAAACGGCTGGCCACTATTATCAATGATACCAGATATCCGGTGCTCATTATCCTAGCCGGCAAATCTCACCCTAATGACACAGAGGGCATCGCATTGTTAAAAAAAGTGATAACCGAAATTGCGATGCCGGTATTGAATGGGCGCATTTTATTCCTGGAAGATTATGACATGGAATTAGCTGCATTGCTGACACAAGGAGTGGATGTATGGCTAAATACGCCGGAACATACCATGGAAGCTTCCGGCACCAGCGGCATGAAAGCTGTTTGCAACGGTGTTCTCCATTGCAGCACAAAGGAAGGCTGGTGGGCGGAGGCAAACTATGAACATGCAGGATGGGCTTTGGATATCAGCAGTTCACCGGAACAGGATGGCTACCATGATCAATGTGATGCAGCTGTAATGTATGATCTGCTGGAGAAAGAAATAGTACCGCTTTTCTTTGAACGTAATGACAAGGGATTGCCTGAAAAATGGATCAATATGATTAAAACGGGCTTATCCAATATAACGCCTCAATTTGATATGAATCGTGCCATCACTGAATATAGCCATTGCTATGAGCAACTATACAACAGGAGTGAACTCTTACTGGCTGCAGGATATAAAAACACCAGGGATTTAGTAGCCTGGAAAAAGAGGATACGCAACACCTGGCAGGAAATACATGTAATGACGATCGAAACGCCGCAGGGGGGAAATTTCATCCAATCCTCCGGAGCACCCTTTAAGGCAAGAATAAGCCTCTCTATCGGAACTTTACGTGCAGATGAAGTTGGTTTGGAAGTAGTTTTCTATAATAAAGAGCAACCATACAATTATATAGCTGTCCAGGAGTTAACAATTGAAGGAGTAAATAATAACAGGATCACTTACTCATGTCAGGTACTGTTGCCCTTTTCCGGTACGCTTTTTTACGGCTTCAGGGTTTTCCCAAAACATCCCATGCTACCTAATCGTCAGGACTTTCCATTGATGACCTGGATATAA
- a CDS encoding site-2 protease family protein — MKNSLKLFTVKHTNIYLHWSFVLLIVLMLFIQSATGTAISEVLWSVIAVASLFSCVIFHELGHSLAATKYGIHTKSITLLPIGGIAAMEKMPEKPVPEIIVSAAGPVVNLLIAAILHPFISGYPPFWKATAVIGLVNMNNFLYYLYVINIILALFNLIPAFPMDGGRILRGILGLRMDAVRSTAIAAFIGRIIAGIFIIGGLIIFDIILIFIGFFIIVSGAGEEKLVYLKAAAKGLYLKDLAVNTYHSFSASMTISKAAEKMLLHQDKYFLVMENAVITGLIERSTILRSISDGNHEKTVQQLMTTNAPELDEGSAIAEVIDKISDNKAAAFPVVSEGRITGIVNMQNIIEYLIVHDANLRKHNHKGAMYKFLWAG; from the coding sequence ATGAAAAACAGTTTAAAATTATTTACTGTCAAACATACCAACATTTACCTGCACTGGTCTTTTGTACTGCTTATAGTATTAATGTTATTTATACAAAGTGCCACAGGAACAGCTATAAGCGAGGTATTATGGTCTGTAATAGCGGTTGCTTCTTTATTTTCATGCGTAATATTTCATGAACTGGGTCATTCGCTGGCAGCGACCAAATATGGTATCCACACCAAGAGTATTACGTTGCTCCCAATAGGAGGTATTGCAGCTATGGAAAAAATGCCGGAAAAACCGGTACCCGAAATTATTGTCAGTGCAGCAGGCCCGGTAGTGAACCTACTGATTGCAGCGATATTGCATCCTTTCATCTCCGGATACCCACCATTCTGGAAGGCGACAGCGGTTATTGGATTAGTGAACATGAACAATTTTCTATATTACCTGTATGTGATTAATATAATACTGGCGTTGTTTAACCTGATCCCTGCCTTTCCTATGGACGGTGGAAGGATACTCAGAGGCATATTGGGGCTACGTATGGATGCAGTTCGTTCAACCGCTATTGCTGCTTTTATTGGCAGGATCATTGCCGGTATCTTTATTATAGGCGGATTAATCATCTTTGATATTATACTGATATTTATCGGTTTCTTTATAATAGTCAGCGGTGCAGGAGAGGAAAAACTGGTGTACCTGAAAGCAGCAGCGAAAGGGTTGTATTTAAAGGATCTAGCCGTAAATACTTACCACTCATTCTCCGCAAGTATGACGATTAGCAAAGCCGCTGAAAAAATGCTGCTGCACCAGGATAAATACTTCCTTGTGATGGAAAACGCAGTTATTACCGGTTTAATTGAACGGAGCACCATTCTCCGTTCGATATCAGATGGGAATCATGAAAAAACTGTCCAACAATTAATGACAACAAATGCTCCTGAGCTTGATGAGGGAAGCGCTATAGCAGAAGTGATTGATAAAATTTCGGATAATAAAGCAGCCGCTTTTCCGGTAGTTTCAGAAGGCCGGATAACGGGTATTGTGAATATGCAAAACATAATAGAATACCTGATCGTACATGATGCAAATCTGAGGAAACATAATCACAAAGGTGCTATGTATAAATTTCTATGGGCGGGTTAA